From a region of the Acidicapsa acidisoli genome:
- a CDS encoding MFS transporter, with protein MSESYRTKLLGSGLSRPMEVKWYFVALVTAAIAISYFDRQTLPVAISAIERTIPLSNQQFSWLQFAFLIPYALLYAAGGRLLDGIGTRRGFLLIMLWWSAACALHGLATSFGFLLVARCLLGMGEGGAFPAATRVVAEWVPLERRSTAMGIINAGTAVGSVLAPPLIGIVLLTSGWRTVFFAAGAVGLTWVVWWYISYRGHNEVSIATLDARMVARELSFLEIAGMRRVQVLVFAKFMSDSAWYFYLFWLPKYLYDIRGFDVKQVSYYAWIPYAASGIGSFLGGWLSSAILSRGRSLDFSRKFVLGLSALFMPIVMLVPRVQVGWALMLFSIAFFCQQSWSGLIMTLPADIFPLSAVGTVSGLVGFGGAIGGAVFGVVAGFLLGHGFGYETLFLIVGSFHLIGFVAILLLGGRIQPLKTPDILTKVNPI; from the coding sequence TTGAGTGAATCGTATCGAACGAAATTGCTTGGCTCTGGTCTTTCCAGACCGATGGAAGTGAAGTGGTATTTTGTCGCGTTGGTGACTGCGGCGATTGCCATCAGCTACTTCGACCGGCAGACGCTGCCTGTGGCCATCTCGGCAATCGAACGAACCATACCGCTGAGCAACCAGCAATTCTCATGGCTGCAGTTCGCATTTCTGATCCCCTACGCCCTGCTGTACGCGGCAGGCGGTCGCTTGCTGGATGGGATAGGTACGCGGCGTGGATTTCTGCTGATCATGCTTTGGTGGTCTGCCGCATGTGCTCTCCACGGCTTGGCGACGAGCTTCGGCTTCCTGCTGGTGGCGCGCTGCCTCCTTGGAATGGGCGAAGGCGGAGCCTTTCCTGCAGCGACCAGGGTAGTAGCCGAGTGGGTTCCACTGGAGCGGCGTTCGACAGCGATGGGAATCATCAACGCCGGCACGGCAGTGGGGTCCGTACTTGCGCCTCCGTTGATAGGCATAGTGCTTCTAACGAGTGGATGGAGGACGGTATTCTTTGCAGCTGGTGCTGTGGGGCTTACGTGGGTGGTGTGGTGGTACATCAGCTACCGCGGGCACAACGAAGTCTCGATCGCAACTCTTGATGCGCGCATGGTCGCGCGGGAGTTGTCATTCCTCGAAATTGCGGGTATGCGCAGGGTTCAGGTGCTCGTCTTCGCCAAGTTCATGAGCGACTCGGCTTGGTACTTCTATCTGTTCTGGCTGCCCAAGTATCTCTACGATATTCGTGGCTTCGACGTGAAGCAGGTGAGCTACTATGCTTGGATTCCTTATGCAGCCTCAGGCATCGGCAGCTTTCTCGGCGGATGGCTGTCGAGCGCAATTCTGAGTCGTGGCCGGTCACTGGATTTCTCAAGGAAGTTTGTTCTCGGTCTCAGCGCGCTTTTCATGCCCATAGTGATGCTGGTACCGCGTGTGCAGGTTGGGTGGGCACTGATGTTGTTCAGCATCGCATTCTTCTGCCAGCAGTCGTGGTCAGGGCTCATCATGACTCTACCCGCCGATATCTTTCCTCTCTCTGCTGTGGGAACCGTGTCTGGGCTGGTGGGATTTGGCGGAGCCATTGGGGGCGCTGTCTTCGGCGTAGTCGCTGGATTTCTGCTCGGCCATGGATTTGGATATGAGACGCTGTTTCTCATCGTAGGGAGCTTTCATCTTATCGGCTTCGTGGCAATTCTGCTCCTGGGGGGCAGAATACAACCGCTTAAGACCCCAGACATCCTGACAAAGGTAAACCCGATATGA
- a CDS encoding GH39 family glycosyl hydrolase: MTIAGIPAEGKKVLLEHYRIDDTHSNSYSVWKAMGSPQSPNTEQYARLKEAGQLELLNSPEWLEVHEGKVTIGTNFPRQATSLMRLTW; this comes from the coding sequence GTGACAATCGCGGGCATTCCCGCCGAAGGCAAGAAGGTTCTGCTTGAGCATTATAGGATTGATGACACACACAGCAATTCGTATAGCGTGTGGAAGGCGATGGGCTCTCCGCAATCGCCGAATACCGAGCAGTACGCAAGGCTAAAAGAGGCAGGGCAACTGGAGCTGCTAAATTCGCCCGAATGGCTTGAAGTACACGAAGGCAAAGTAACGATCGGCACGAACTTTCCACGGCAGGCAACATCTCTGATGCGGTTGACGTGGTGA
- a CDS encoding pyridoxamine 5'-phosphate oxidase family protein yields MGHKFAQTIFSSAAKALQKRYGSRAAYERIAQSGVSHDSLSANEIDFIRERDSFYMASVTADGWPYIQHRGGPAGFLKVLGPKALAFADFSGNRQYISAGNLTENDRVSLFLMDYPHRTRLKILGHAHLIEPGSEPELDQLVAEPDYDAEVERIFRIELIAYDWNCPQHITPRFTLEEIALAMPKSSR; encoded by the coding sequence ATGGGGCACAAATTCGCACAGACCATTTTTAGTTCCGCTGCCAAGGCACTCCAGAAGCGCTACGGCTCGCGCGCGGCTTACGAACGCATCGCGCAATCTGGCGTGAGCCACGACAGCCTTTCCGCCAATGAAATAGACTTCATCCGCGAGCGCGATTCCTTCTACATGGCCTCCGTTACGGCGGATGGATGGCCCTATATCCAGCATCGCGGCGGACCCGCAGGCTTTCTAAAAGTACTGGGCCCCAAGGCTCTGGCCTTTGCCGACTTTTCCGGCAATCGACAGTACATTTCCGCCGGCAATCTCACGGAGAATGACCGGGTCTCACTCTTCCTAATGGACTACCCGCACCGGACCCGGCTCAAGATCCTTGGCCACGCTCATCTGATTGAGCCAGGCTCCGAACCCGAGCTCGACCAGTTGGTCGCCGAGCCCGATTACGATGCAGAAGTCGAGCGGATTTTCCGCATCGAACTAATTGCCTACGACTGGAACTGCCCCCAGCACATAACGCCTAGATTCACCCTCGAAGAGATTGCCTTGGCCATGCCGAAATCTTCGCGCTGA
- the rho gene encoding transcription termination factor Rho: protein MTIAELKEKNITELSRIARTLDIQGASGLRKQDLIFKILQAQSEKEGHIFAEGVLEILPDGYGFLRSPDYNYLPGPDDIYVSPSQIRKFDLKTGDTISGNVRPPHEGEKYFALVKIEAINFESPEETRNKILFDNLTPLYPQERIKMETVREGTSGRVMDLLTPVGKGQRGLIVAPPRTGKTMLLQSIANSVTSNHPEVVLIVLLIDERPEEVTDMQRSVKGEVISSTFDEPAARHVQVAEMVIEKAKRLVEHKRDVVILLDSITRLARAYNTIVPPSGKVLSGGVDSNALQRPKRFFGAARNIEEGGSLTIIATALVDTGSRMDEVIFEEFKGTGNMEVILDRKLVDKRVFPAIDIQRSGTRKEELLIPKEDLQRIWVLRKVLNPLSPVEAMELLVSRLEKVRNNAEFLQNMNHL, encoded by the coding sequence ATGACCATTGCAGAATTAAAAGAGAAGAACATCACCGAACTGAGCCGTATTGCGCGGACTCTAGACATTCAAGGCGCGAGCGGTCTGCGCAAACAAGACTTGATCTTCAAGATCCTTCAGGCGCAGAGCGAAAAAGAAGGCCACATCTTTGCCGAGGGTGTGCTGGAGATTCTGCCTGACGGTTACGGTTTCCTGCGTTCGCCGGACTATAACTACCTTCCCGGCCCGGACGACATCTATGTATCCCCGTCGCAGATTCGCAAGTTCGATCTGAAGACCGGCGATACGATCAGCGGAAACGTACGCCCTCCGCACGAGGGCGAAAAATACTTCGCGCTGGTCAAAATCGAGGCCATCAACTTCGAGTCTCCGGAAGAGACGCGGAACAAGATCCTCTTTGACAACCTGACGCCGCTTTATCCGCAAGAGCGGATCAAGATGGAGACGGTGCGCGAGGGAACCAGCGGCCGCGTCATGGATCTGCTGACTCCAGTGGGCAAAGGCCAGCGCGGTCTGATCGTCGCTCCGCCCAGAACCGGCAAGACGATGCTGCTGCAGTCGATCGCCAACTCGGTGACGTCGAACCATCCCGAAGTTGTGCTGATCGTTCTGCTCATCGATGAGCGTCCCGAAGAAGTCACGGACATGCAGCGCTCGGTGAAGGGCGAAGTTATCAGCTCGACCTTCGATGAGCCGGCGGCGCGCCACGTACAGGTCGCCGAAATGGTGATCGAGAAGGCCAAGCGCCTGGTCGAGCACAAGCGCGACGTGGTGATCCTGCTCGACTCCATCACACGACTGGCGCGCGCCTACAACACCATCGTTCCTCCGTCGGGCAAAGTGCTCTCGGGCGGCGTCGATTCCAATGCGTTGCAGCGGCCGAAGCGCTTCTTCGGCGCGGCGAGAAATATCGAAGAAGGCGGCTCGCTCACCATCATTGCGACGGCCCTCGTCGATACCGGATCGCGCATGGACGAAGTGATCTTTGAAGAATTCAAAGGCACGGGCAACATGGAAGTGATTCTGGATCGCAAGTTGGTGGATAAGCGCGTCTTCCCGGCAATCGACATCCAGCGCTCCGGCACCCGCAAAGAAGAGCTGCTTATTCCCAAGGAAGATCTGCAGCGTATCTGGGTGCTGCGCAAAGTGCTGAACCCGCTGTCGCCGGTGGAAGCGATGGAACTGCTGGTGAGCCGCCTGGAAAAGGTGCGCAACAACGCAGAGTTCCTGCAGAACATGAATCATCTGTAA
- a CDS encoding DNA-directed RNA polymerase subunit omega, translating to MRSELIFGALTHVSNRYQLCQLASKATRKLHKPNSRLQDTTNEVLYRFRTANPGTASVAESDVQPVEQRRAA from the coding sequence ATGCGCTCGGAACTGATTTTTGGGGCACTTACTCACGTGTCCAACCGCTACCAGTTGTGCCAACTGGCGAGCAAGGCAACCCGTAAGCTGCACAAGCCCAACAGCCGCCTGCAGGACACGACGAATGAAGTCTTATATCGATTTCGCACCGCCAATCCTGGTACGGCATCTGTTGCAGAGTCCGATGTCCAGCCGGTAGAGCAGCGCCGCGCAGCGTAA
- a CDS encoding YifB family Mg chelatase-like AAA ATPase, with translation MLAKVLSAAVYGIDANLIDVEVDLSGTVAEEDKFHTVGLPDAAVRESRDRVRAAMKNSGYLIPPTHITINLAPADIKKEGAGFDLPIAVGILNAYGALQTKDLTKFLMVGELGLDGGLRPVPGILSIAVLARARGIANLILPAVNAPEAAVVEGVNVFPVASLGDVIELLNTTLLGEVQRAPFRVATEQLLGELHHYAADFSDVRGQQTAKRALEVAAAGGHNILMIGPPGSGKTMLAKRLPSILAPLTFDEALETTKIHSVAGVLDAAQGLVAQRPFRAPHHTISDAGLIGGGVIPRPGEVSLAHNGLLFLDELPEFPRNVLEVMRQPLEDHTVTIARAAMSLTFPARFMLAAAMNPCPCGYFNDKSRECHCTPPMIQRYVAKVSGPLLDRIDIHIEVPAVQYKELRGGAAAEGSTQIRDRVMQARERQRNRFEKAGERIFANAQMGTRQIRAFCDLPADAERLLERAMQQQGLSARAHDRILKVARTIADLEGTEGLTVRHLAEAIQYRTLDRSYWA, from the coding sequence ATGCTTGCGAAAGTACTCAGTGCAGCCGTTTACGGCATAGATGCAAACCTCATCGACGTAGAGGTAGACCTCAGCGGAACCGTTGCCGAGGAAGACAAGTTTCATACAGTGGGCCTGCCGGATGCCGCGGTGCGGGAGAGTCGCGACCGCGTGCGCGCGGCGATGAAGAACTCCGGTTATCTGATTCCGCCCACTCATATCACCATCAATCTGGCGCCCGCGGACATCAAGAAAGAGGGCGCGGGCTTCGACCTGCCCATCGCCGTCGGCATTCTGAATGCCTATGGCGCATTGCAGACCAAGGATCTGACGAAGTTCCTGATGGTCGGCGAGTTGGGACTGGATGGTGGACTGAGGCCTGTCCCCGGCATTCTTTCGATTGCAGTGCTGGCGCGAGCGCGGGGGATTGCCAACCTCATACTGCCCGCAGTAAATGCGCCGGAAGCGGCCGTGGTCGAGGGTGTGAATGTCTTTCCCGTGGCTTCGCTGGGCGACGTGATAGAGCTTCTGAACACGACGCTGCTGGGCGAAGTGCAGCGCGCACCGTTCCGTGTGGCGACAGAGCAACTTCTGGGTGAGTTACATCACTACGCGGCAGACTTTTCGGATGTGCGCGGCCAGCAGACGGCCAAGCGCGCGTTGGAAGTTGCAGCGGCGGGTGGCCATAACATTCTGATGATCGGGCCGCCGGGGTCGGGCAAGACGATGCTGGCCAAACGGCTGCCGTCGATTCTGGCTCCGCTGACCTTTGACGAAGCGCTGGAGACGACCAAGATCCACTCCGTGGCTGGCGTGCTCGACGCCGCGCAGGGGTTGGTGGCGCAAAGGCCATTTCGCGCGCCGCATCATACAATTTCCGATGCCGGACTGATTGGCGGAGGAGTGATTCCACGGCCGGGCGAGGTTTCGTTGGCGCACAATGGGTTGCTCTTCCTGGACGAGCTGCCTGAATTTCCGCGCAATGTGCTGGAAGTGATGCGGCAGCCGCTGGAAGATCACACGGTTACGATAGCGCGGGCAGCTATGTCCCTGACGTTTCCGGCGCGTTTCATGCTGGCTGCTGCGATGAATCCCTGCCCGTGCGGTTACTTTAACGACAAATCGCGCGAGTGTCACTGCACGCCGCCGATGATCCAGCGCTACGTTGCCAAGGTCTCCGGTCCGTTGCTCGATCGAATCGATATCCATATCGAAGTGCCGGCGGTGCAGTACAAGGAGCTTCGAGGTGGCGCGGCGGCGGAGGGTTCGACGCAGATTCGCGATCGGGTCATGCAGGCCCGGGAGAGGCAACGGAATCGCTTTGAAAAGGCGGGAGAGCGGATCTTTGCCAATGCGCAGATGGGGACTCGGCAGATTCGGGCTTTCTGTGACCTACCCGCCGATGCGGAGCGATTGCTCGAACGGGCGATGCAGCAGCAGGGCCTGAGCGCGCGGGCGCACGATCGAATTCTGAAGGTGGCGCGCACCATTGCCGACCTCGAAGGTACAGAAGGTCTGACCGTGCGGCACCTGGCGGAGGCTATCCAATATCGGACGCTGGATCGGAGTTACTGGGCATAG
- a CDS encoding diguanylate cyclase gives MLRIISTLSRRIERQVGPNSAVALLIAAAIGAVCFTVMAGALVYGNTRSLISSGEWVQHTQEVLASLQRVSLLTERIEYRSRLYTLTGNEEQLTRARASANQLETTLVHLKVLVADSDYQTRNLQILVSNAQYFEQALNNFTVKSELSAIQLQQNQQAIGLMTDHEQSLLQERSKGSQQSSFTSISAEVAFVGVSLISLVVLFGLLLRDAVRRQTISKQTALTNERLARTVNELEDRAHESELLTSARDELQLCVEVHQVYESAANSFSRLLLGTSGSLCMINNSRQLVEVVSSWQGSSGESAVEDFHPPDSCCGLRSGQPRWRQPGVSEIHCTHFSSEAPDRYLCKPIVAHGNTLGMLYVQCASEAVLKAVNLRTDGLRQLVQLTGMAIATLNLRTKLENQSIRDSLTGLFNRHFMQISLERELSRAARRKQTLAVFMLDLDHFKKFNDTFGHAAGDTVLKAVAEIFRANIRAEDIACRYGGEEFTIILPDVTPAIALERAESIRRSVANVRLPLDREVYSEFSISIGVALYPNDGETSDLLLRRADMALYRAKRAGRNQVSQFEAVTMAT, from the coding sequence ATGTTGCGCATAATCTCCACCTTGAGCCGTCGAATTGAACGGCAGGTCGGCCCAAACTCGGCTGTCGCGCTCCTGATTGCGGCGGCAATCGGAGCCGTCTGCTTCACCGTAATGGCTGGGGCCCTGGTCTATGGAAATACGCGCAGCCTGATCTCGTCCGGTGAGTGGGTACAGCATACCCAGGAGGTGCTTGCCTCGCTGCAACGGGTCTCGCTGCTGACGGAACGGATCGAATACAGAAGCAGACTGTACACTCTGACCGGCAATGAGGAGCAGTTGACACGTGCCCGGGCGAGCGCAAACCAGCTGGAAACCACGTTGGTTCATCTGAAGGTGCTGGTTGCCGACAGCGACTACCAGACGCGCAACCTGCAAATCCTGGTCTCCAACGCCCAGTACTTCGAGCAGGCCCTCAACAACTTCACCGTGAAGTCGGAGCTGTCGGCGATCCAACTGCAGCAGAACCAGCAGGCAATCGGATTGATGACGGACCACGAGCAGTCTCTGTTGCAGGAGCGGAGCAAGGGGTCTCAGCAAAGCTCCTTTACTTCGATCAGCGCAGAGGTTGCATTTGTCGGCGTCTCCTTGATTTCTCTGGTGGTGCTGTTTGGCTTGCTGCTGCGCGACGCTGTGCGCCGGCAAACGATCAGCAAGCAGACGGCCTTGACCAACGAACGCCTGGCGCGCACCGTCAATGAACTGGAGGATCGTGCCCATGAGTCCGAGCTGTTAACCTCCGCGCGGGATGAACTGCAATTGTGCGTGGAAGTGCATCAGGTCTACGAGTCGGCGGCAAACAGCTTCTCCCGGCTGCTATTGGGAACCAGCGGGTCGCTTTGCATGATCAACAACTCGCGGCAGCTTGTGGAGGTGGTGTCGAGCTGGCAGGGAAGTTCGGGCGAGAGTGCGGTCGAGGATTTCCATCCGCCGGATTCCTGCTGCGGGCTGCGTTCAGGCCAGCCTCGCTGGAGGCAGCCAGGGGTTTCGGAGATTCACTGCACACACTTTTCTAGCGAAGCGCCAGATCGCTATCTCTGCAAGCCGATTGTGGCTCACGGGAACACGCTTGGCATGTTGTATGTGCAATGCGCCTCCGAGGCCGTGCTGAAGGCGGTCAATCTGCGCACGGACGGGTTGCGCCAGCTTGTTCAGCTTACCGGCATGGCAATAGCGACACTGAATCTGCGAACGAAGCTCGAGAATCAGTCCATACGGGATTCGCTGACCGGACTGTTCAACCGGCACTTCATGCAGATTTCGCTGGAGCGGGAGCTTTCCCGGGCAGCCCGGCGCAAGCAGACGCTGGCGGTTTTCATGCTGGATCTCGACCACTTCAAGAAGTTCAATGACACCTTTGGTCACGCTGCCGGAGACACGGTGCTGAAAGCTGTTGCAGAGATCTTTCGCGCCAATATTCGCGCCGAAGATATCGCATGCCGATATGGCGGCGAAGAGTTCACGATCATACTACCCGATGTGACGCCGGCCATTGCCCTGGAACGAGCGGAGAGCATTCGCCGGTCTGTTGCAAATGTGCGCCTGCCATTGGACCGAGAAGTCTACAGCGAGTTTTCGATTTCAATCGGCGTAGCGCTTTACCCCAATGACGGCGAGACCTCTGATCTGCTGCTGCGACGAGCGGACATGGCGCTATACCGAGCCAAGCGGGCAGGTCGAAACCAGGTCTCGCAATTTGAAGCCGTGACGATGGCGACTTAG
- a CDS encoding sensor domain-containing diguanylate cyclase produces the protein MTISTRSIEQLVEVVQKLSLAQDMQQITTLVRTSARQLNRADGASVVLRDGDECVYVDEDAIGPLWKGQRFPVSSCISGWVMNNREPVAIRDIYKDPRIPAESYRPTFVRSLAMVPIGAQNPVGAIGNYWASPHTTTPEQIKLLQALAESAAAAMENLRVRQELQESVRQRTAELEAANLELHAESVLRKRMEAEIHRLSLTDDLTEFNNRRGFLFHAEQLRRLVHRFNTHGWLIYIDLDDLKQVNETLGHEAGDRHILDAAKVLRESFRDADVVGRIGGDEFAVFATGSTTPAAEIEERIAANIDHHNRCFPSQPPLSMSIGIVRCDAQSAYSLEDMIHQADAAMYIEKRRKRHRQREALGK, from the coding sequence GTGACTATCTCCACGCGTTCGATCGAGCAGCTTGTCGAAGTAGTGCAAAAGCTGTCTCTCGCACAGGATATGCAGCAGATTACCACCCTTGTACGCACGTCGGCCCGCCAACTGAACCGGGCCGACGGCGCCTCGGTGGTTCTTCGCGACGGTGACGAGTGCGTATATGTCGATGAGGACGCAATCGGACCTCTCTGGAAGGGTCAGCGCTTTCCAGTTAGCTCCTGCATTAGCGGCTGGGTTATGAACAACCGCGAACCAGTTGCGATTCGAGATATCTACAAGGATCCACGCATTCCCGCCGAGAGTTACCGGCCCACGTTTGTCCGAAGCCTGGCGATGGTCCCCATCGGAGCGCAAAACCCCGTCGGAGCAATCGGCAATTACTGGGCATCGCCGCACACAACGACACCGGAGCAAATCAAGCTGCTGCAGGCGCTCGCCGAATCGGCCGCGGCGGCGATGGAAAATCTCCGCGTTCGTCAGGAGTTGCAGGAGAGTGTCCGCCAGCGGACCGCGGAGCTCGAAGCCGCAAATCTGGAGTTACACGCCGAATCCGTCCTCCGCAAACGCATGGAAGCCGAAATCCATCGGCTTTCGCTTACGGACGACCTGACCGAATTCAATAACCGCCGAGGCTTCCTATTCCACGCTGAACAGTTGCGCAGGCTTGTACATCGCTTCAATACCCATGGATGGCTCATCTACATCGACCTGGACGATTTGAAACAGGTCAATGAGACGCTCGGTCATGAGGCGGGCGACCGTCACATCCTAGACGCAGCCAAGGTCTTGCGCGAAAGCTTCCGCGACGCGGACGTCGTAGGCCGCATCGGCGGCGATGAATTTGCGGTCTTCGCGACGGGTTCAACGACTCCGGCAGCTGAGATCGAGGAACGGATCGCCGCCAATATCGATCATCACAACCGTTGCTTTCCCAGCCAGCCGCCTCTCTCGATGAGCATCGGCATCGTCCGTTGCGACGCGCAATCCGCCTATTCTCTCGAAGATATGATCCATCAGGCGGACGCAGCCATGTACATCGAAAAGCGCCGCAAGCGCCACCGCCAGCGCGAAGCCCTGGGCAAGTAA
- a CDS encoding L-serine ammonia-lyase — protein MTSLFDLYKIGVGPSSSHTMGPMTAAFRFADDLAGAGRLASIHRLQVDLYGSLALTGIGHATDRAILLGLSGNFPAGINPEDIEPIIRQVRTTHRLTLAGKHAADFHEDSDLLFHRDQMFPPGATTQHPNGMRFTAFDQTGTVIECRTWFSIGGGFIVEDGQETTTAALLRNPVPYPFRSAAELLDRSHTHSLSIAEIMLANEVAILPDQDGAPILAQERIRQRILSIWHAMQDCVARGIATEGILPGGLNVRRRAHRLAERLRERQQEQRPSDPLAPLDWVTVYAMAVNEENAAGCRVVTAPTNGAAGVVPAVAHYYNNFIPGANEEGILRFFLTSAAIGILYKENASISGAEVGCQGEVGVACSMAAGGLAAALGGTAGQIEHAAEIAMEHNLGMTCDPIGGLVQIPCIERNAMGAVKAVHATRIAMQEPEEHKVSLDQVIRTMYLTGLDMQSRYKETSLAGLALNIIEC, from the coding sequence ATGACCAGCCTTTTCGATCTCTACAAAATCGGAGTCGGGCCTTCCAGTTCTCACACCATGGGGCCGATGACGGCGGCCTTCCGATTTGCGGACGATCTGGCTGGAGCAGGCCGTTTGGCAAGCATCCACCGCCTGCAGGTCGATCTATACGGCTCTCTAGCTCTCACCGGCATCGGCCACGCTACCGACCGCGCAATCCTTCTCGGCCTGAGCGGCAATTTCCCCGCAGGCATCAATCCCGAAGATATCGAACCAATCATCCGGCAAGTCCGCACGACTCATCGGCTCACTCTGGCTGGTAAGCACGCAGCTGATTTTCATGAAGACTCCGACTTACTGTTCCATCGCGACCAGATGTTTCCGCCCGGCGCAACCACACAGCATCCCAACGGAATGCGATTCACCGCCTTCGACCAAACTGGGACGGTGATCGAATGCCGCACCTGGTTCTCCATTGGCGGAGGCTTCATCGTCGAAGATGGCCAGGAGACGACGACCGCGGCTCTGCTCAGAAATCCGGTGCCGTATCCCTTTCGCAGTGCCGCTGAGCTGCTCGATCGTTCCCACACCCACTCGCTTTCCATCGCGGAAATCATGCTGGCGAATGAAGTGGCGATCCTCCCCGATCAGGATGGCGCTCCTATCCTGGCGCAAGAGCGCATCCGGCAGCGAATCCTTTCCATATGGCACGCCATGCAGGATTGCGTCGCTCGCGGCATCGCGACGGAAGGAATTCTTCCCGGCGGCCTCAACGTCCGCCGCCGCGCGCATCGCCTGGCGGAGCGGCTTCGCGAACGGCAACAGGAGCAACGGCCTTCAGACCCGCTTGCGCCGCTCGACTGGGTCACGGTTTACGCCATGGCGGTCAATGAAGAGAACGCCGCTGGCTGCCGCGTCGTCACCGCGCCGACCAACGGCGCGGCAGGCGTAGTACCGGCTGTCGCACACTACTACAACAACTTCATTCCCGGCGCGAATGAAGAAGGCATCCTGCGTTTCTTTCTCACTTCGGCCGCCATCGGCATCTTATATAAAGAAAATGCCTCGATCAGCGGAGCGGAGGTTGGCTGCCAGGGAGAAGTCGGCGTCGCCTGCTCGATGGCTGCCGGCGGTCTCGCAGCCGCGCTGGGCGGCACGGCTGGACAAATTGAGCATGCCGCGGAGATCGCCATGGAACACAACCTCGGCATGACCTGCGACCCCATCGGCGGACTTGTCCAGATTCCCTGCATCGAGCGCAACGCCATGGGCGCAGTCAAAGCCGTTCACGCCACCCGCATCGCGATGCAGGAGCCGGAAGAACACAAAGTCTCGCTCGATCAGGTCATCCGCACGATGTACCTCACCGGCCTCGACATGCAATCCCGCTACAAGGAAACGTCTCTCGCAGGTCTTGCGCTCAACATTATCGAGTGTTAG
- a CDS encoding CPBP family intramembrane glutamic endopeptidase → MPESEQTDGQLHEPNLQEADIQEPELAAAVDSLEPSTQPEIQTALLTEPEPIQEADKPRGIAPIWHTVVLILAILAFSIWGAIRPDTPSINPLAPVQHSDRTAHATNSDGPDQVRVIRYALTGILELIVVAWVAFGLRLRKIPFRSLFGAWPSGLNDFTKEAAIAAAFWVCSMIVLGSVAFTWNFVETRIDDHHAAAKASNQQYSQSPPQARPQTQSQSSSQGNAKSKPGTAPANQPSIRKDQADSIRQLMELAPANGFEIAAWGLLCLIVGFSEELIFRGYLQSQGIALLHRVPLSLVLTALVFGAAHGYEGVRGIVIIAVYGMLFGGITLLRRNLFPGMLAHSWHDFATGIALSILRSTHFLDHLPLSK, encoded by the coding sequence ATGCCAGAATCCGAGCAAACAGACGGCCAGCTCCACGAGCCAAATCTCCAGGAAGCAGATATCCAAGAACCAGAATTGGCCGCTGCCGTCGATTCGCTTGAGCCTTCAACCCAGCCTGAAATTCAAACCGCGTTGCTGACGGAGCCGGAGCCTATTCAAGAGGCGGATAAGCCGCGCGGCATTGCTCCCATCTGGCATACCGTTGTGCTCATTCTCGCAATTCTCGCTTTCTCGATCTGGGGAGCAATCCGTCCGGACACACCGAGCATCAATCCCCTCGCGCCTGTTCAACACTCAGATCGTACCGCTCATGCAACCAACTCCGACGGCCCAGACCAGGTACGCGTTATCCGCTACGCTCTGACCGGCATACTCGAACTGATTGTTGTCGCCTGGGTTGCATTCGGACTGCGTCTGCGCAAGATTCCATTCCGCTCCCTCTTCGGCGCGTGGCCCAGCGGATTGAATGACTTCACCAAGGAAGCCGCTATCGCGGCAGCCTTCTGGGTCTGCTCCATGATTGTGCTCGGATCGGTCGCCTTCACGTGGAACTTCGTCGAAACCCGGATCGACGATCATCACGCCGCAGCCAAGGCCAGCAATCAGCAGTATTCGCAGTCACCGCCGCAGGCCAGGCCTCAGACCCAGTCTCAGTCCAGTTCGCAGGGCAACGCAAAAAGCAAGCCCGGCACAGCTCCTGCAAACCAACCGTCCATCCGAAAGGACCAGGCAGATTCGATTCGCCAGCTCATGGAACTCGCGCCGGCCAACGGATTCGAGATCGCCGCATGGGGCCTGCTATGCCTGATTGTCGGTTTCTCGGAAGAGCTGATCTTTCGCGGCTATCTTCAGTCGCAGGGCATCGCTCTGCTACACCGCGTCCCTCTGAGCCTTGTGCTGACGGCGCTCGTCTTCGGCGCAGCCCATGGATATGAGGGCGTGCGCGGCATCGTGATCATCGCCGTCTACGGCATGCTCTTCGGCGGCATCACACTGCTGCGAAGAAATCTCTTTCCCGGAATGCTCGCGCACAGTTGGCACGACTTCGCCACCGGCATAGCTCTTTCCATTCTGCGCTCCACGCACTTTCTCGATCATCTTCCGCTTTCAAAATGA